Genomic window (Phalacrocorax carbo chromosome 11, bPhaCar2.1, whole genome shotgun sequence):
TCCCAACTCAGCCCAAAGTTTCCAATCACCAGCTgtgacaagaaaacaaaaatgcctgGCAACGCTGCCTGCCAAGGAGAAACTGGGCCACCAACCTGAGCACTGGTAAGTCACAGGATGCTGAGGGTGGGGCCCTTATTTGGGGTCTGGTTAGATAGGCTGAGTGCCAGGAGCAGGACCAACTTGTTGGAAAAGGCAAGGCATGACTAGTGTGGCAATTTAGGATGAACCACTGGTAGAGGTAAAGAAGGATCCTTAACTGGCTAGGCAGCCTTTAAGAATCTGATTTTGGATGCAGCTATTCCTTCCTTGCACTGCTGGCACCCAGGGGCTTTCCCTCTGGTGGGAGATCAGCACTGTGGAGACTCTCTCCCACTGCCATGCCTGTGTTCTGAACAGGCACTGCTTGTACAGACTGCATTACCCAGAGACAGTGCTTCCTTAGTACTGTCATAGCTCTAGTTCTGTTTCCCTTTCCAGACAGGGACCAAGTTCCTGATCCTAGGGCCCCATCACAGCCCTTCCCCTCAGCGTTTCTCCTCGATTCTCTCCCTCCCATCCTTCTCACCCTACAGCTGAGAAAAGGTGGTGCTGCAAGGGAGGTGGGCATCACTCTACTTGCCATGTCAGGATCATTCCAGCCCCCTGGCCCAGCTATCTTCACAATGCTGTCCTGGTGAAGTGCTGTCCATTCCAAGATACTCTTGATGCTGCTCCAGGAATCATAGACATCAAAAAAGTTCCTCCAGTGATTGCAGTACTGTTTGATCTCTGTGTAATTGGGCTGCCAAAACAATGAGTGTGGTTAGCCACAGAGCCTGGCTATACAAGAACAAGACCACATACAAAGCTAGACGGAATCAGGAATAATTTCAGGGAGAACTATGTTAACACCTTCCATCACCAGCTATCTGGATGATCTGGTGCATGTTGGTTCCCCAGGATGCCTTGCGTCCAGTAATTCCAGTCTGCCATGCTCCAGACAACGCTGTTGTGTCCCTTGGGAGAATAGTTGTGGCCACCTAGCTGTTAGAAAATTCCTTTGAGCGCTATTTTACTGAGGGTGTGATGGGGCCAGTAGGATTAAACTGTGACATCCCAGTAATTACTGCCATTTCTTGGCTTTACACCCTTTGACTAATGCATTTAACTCGCAGTGTGAGGGAATGGCAGCATCCTGTCACGGTGGCACAGGGGAAGCCAGCTGTGGGTGGAGAGCAACAAGTTGGTCACAGACCCTGGCTGGCAGAAACCTGTCAGTAAACAATATGGAGAATTCCTATTAAATAGGCTGTCCTAAAGTCTCTCTCATGGTCTCTTGAAGTGACTGTAAGGCTGAGTCTGCAGCTCTCTGCATCCAGGAGGAGTAACACCAACTACCCATGAGCTGTGTCTCTGCATTGCCAATGTTTTGTTGCTTGGTTCCTTGGAGACAGAAAGCAGGTGGATGCTGCTGTGTTCTGTGGCATCCtccagctgggctctgccttcATACTGCAGGATCCTACTGAATTCTTTTTCAGCAGAGTAATGATTCACCTTGGGTATACTTCAAGGGCTCTAGAGgaaaaagtggttttgtttgttttcctccacCTTAGTGTCTCGTTCTCCGTCAGCCCAGAGAGCAGCAAGTTTCTCTTAAGACTGCAAAACAGcctccttgcttttctgttcttcccaCTTTCAGCCCTAGGATAAGCCTTGGGAAACACTCCTTACCTGCTGCACGGGCCTCAGGTAGAAAGGCCACTCACAGGAGTACACAATGCTCCTTCCAGTCTTGTTCAGGGCCAGAGACATGCGCCTATAACCTAAAGGAAGAGGACAGAGGTTACAGTCAAACAGAGGAACTTGGTCAAACAGAGGAACTAATCTAATGTCACAGGTTCGTGTTCCAGTTCAACTCTTGCAAAATCAAGACTTAACACATGCTTGAAGCTGAAACACCACAGGGAGGACAGGGGAGCTTATAGTCTGCAGCCAGTCTCCTGCCTCCCAAGGACAGGTGAGCTTTTTCACAGCTTTGCTTTAGCTCATGGGCAGGCTTATTGCTCTGAGACTGCTGATCTCTTTGTACATACAGCCATGGGAAGAGGCTGCAGTTTTGTTGTGTGGCATTTTTTCCTCTAGATACCTGGGAAATACAAATGCTGGGTACAGCTTCACTGGCTAATGTTGCAGGAGTACGTTCTTATGAGGCATTTGCCTCATATGAACTGGACAGGAATGCAAAAGCACTAGCTTTTTCCTGTCCTTGTCCCCAGAGAGCCCTGTTGAGCCCCTCTTAATCAGCAGAGAGGGAATGAAAAGTCTGTTCTCCCCCCTGGAACTGCTTCAGTACAACTGGATTCTGTCTGGGTTACACATATGAGCCAACAAGAGCTTTTATCTCAGCTGTcacagtgctgagctgtgctcctggctgcagcagctggcataTACCCCACCAACTGGCTTTGATGGGATTGTCACTTGGGCAGGTTCTCCCTGCCAGGCAGAGCCAGGACTGTGTGCAGGATTCCTGCTGCCAAACACCATGGTACTGACTGTGCCAGCAGCGAGAACCCAGTCAAGAGAAAACTGCCTTCTGAGTTGCATTGTTTTTCCCACAAATCTGCTCCTGTGGCACTGGAATTTGCTTGTGCGCACAGAGAGTCTGTGGCTGAGCCCCCTTGGTACAGTGAGCTACTGAGCTTCCAGCTGCTGGCTTGCCAGCCTGTGTGGAAATAACTTCTGAACTAGGATTTACACTGGcatgctttaaaatgaaaacgCCAGTAGGGTTTTCAGGCCAGAATTCCCTTCacttttcttcagttaaaaGCCCTGATAACTGCCCTTTTTACAGCTGGCACAAGCTGTTCTAACTTCAAGCTGATCCATGTTGACATGGCATCATCAAAGCGATTAGGGGTTAAGTGTGTGAAATGCTCTGAGCTCTCCAGTAAAGGCACTGGAGAAGGGAACAGCCTCTGCAGCATTAAGAGCTGAGGCAGCATTCTGCACAGAGAGCCCCCAGAGTCTGCAGCTGATGTTTCTCTGCTTGGCATGATGCGGTCTCTGGTGTGAGAAAGCTGCTTCTTCAAGCTGTGCATACCAGTAAAAGCTCTAGGaggctgaacaggaaaaaaaacacttggGCCAGCAACACTCGCTACCTCAGGCTTGAGAACAGAGTCTCATACCTGCTTCTGTAAGCAAATCTCTTAAATGAGTATGCTCAGAGAAAAGCAACTCCCTGGAGCCCACCCTGGGCCCAGaattgctgctgcctgcagaatATTCCCACCCCATGGCACAGTGCCACTGCGAGCCCATGCCTAccttctcccagcagctccagcgTGTCAGAGTTGCAGCCATCAAACTTCAGCAGGTCCACACCCCAGGAGGCGAACGTTTGGGCATCCAGGTCGTAGTGGTTGTAACTGCCAGGGAAGCCAGCACATGTCTTGTTCCCAACATCACTGTAGATTCCCAGCTTCAGCCCCTTGGAGTGGACCTGCGCATGCAGACAGAAAGAGAACTAGAGTTGGGGCAGCCGCAAGACAGGAGGAGTGGAGCTGGGCTGGCAAGGGAAGTAAAACCCCACTCCAGCAGGCAAGGCCTTATCTCAGCAGCTATGCAGCCTTTCCCCACCCAGgcttccctcttccctgcttCCAGTGCGGCGGCAGGCCTGGTCCCTGACTGCTGTCACTGCCCTGTGCGATGGCGGGTGGCACTCACATAGTCAGCCAGCTTGTGTATCCCGCTGGGGAACCGCTTTGGGTCAGCCTGGAGCCTGCCGTGTTCATCCCGTGTCGGGGCCATCCAGCAGTCGTCAATGCAGACGAACTCGTAGCCTGCGTCCCTCCAGCCCTCGGCAGCCATCACGTCGGCCATTTCCACGAAGAGCTGCTCGCTGGGCACGGGGAGGCAGCGCGGCCAGGAGAGAAAGCGGAGAACGTGGCAGCCCGATTTCTGGCACCGGCACGGCAGCGACGCCGCCCTGCCGCCACGGGGCTGGGCTGCCGCGAACGCACGGAGGGCAGAGCGGTGCGGGAAAGGCGCACCGCGTGCCAGAGGACGGGGCCGCGGAGCGTCGCACCGGGCCGGCTGTTCGCGGCCCCGATACCCCCAGTGTCGGTGCCCGGGCTCCCTCGGGCCGGCACCCCACACCCCGCTCCCGCGGCACTCCCGCCCGCTGCCGCCGGTACCTGACGCAGCGGTGCGGGTCAGCGGCGCAGTcggtgctgcagaggaagcGCTCCCAGTGCAGCCAGCCCATCGGCGGCGTCCGCGCCAGCCCGTTGTCCAGCGCCAGCACCGCCGCCAGCGTTGCTACCGCCAGGGTCCAGAGCAtcgcccgccgcgccgccgccatGGCCGACCAAGCGCCGCCGCGGCGATAGGCGGTCCGACCGGCCAATCGCCGCGCGGCGCCCGCCACGGCTCCGCCAATCCCGAGTAGCGGGGCGCACGGCGGCCCGCCCTCCCCCAGAGCGATCACGTGGGGGGCCGGTCACGTGAGCGAGGCGGAAGGTCCCCGCGGGCGGGCGGAGCTGGCGCGGCCGGGCGCGCTGCTCGGTGTCCGCCGGGACACGCGTGGGCAGGGCTGGCCTTCCCCGGCGGCTCCGCGAAGGCCCTGTGAGGCGCTAGTGgggctgcgcccgggctgggaGCCTCGGCGTGCGCCTGCTGCCGGGCCCGGTCGCTCAGCAGCGCGGCCCCGTGCCCGGCTCGGGAGCGCCGGGGCTGCCGTGAGCACAGGGGCGGTGGGTTTGTGCGCGCCCCGTGGTGTCAACGCTGACTGTGTGAGCACAGGGTCTTGTGGAAGTGGGGTTTGTTCCCCACGGGCCAGGGGCTTGGTTTTGTCTCCAGCCTTCAGCCGGGCTTCAAAACCCTCTGTGAGCAGTTCTGAACGAACCCTGTGACCGCACCTCCCTCCTCGGAGTGCCTTCTTCCACCTGctctctttcctctgtcaccACTACACTCTTAACCTGCCTGGGTTCCTTCACCCCTCTGAGATGCACTGCCAGGTTCATCttccttgctttgccttttacCTGAGCACTGCTGCTCCTTGACTGACAGCTTGTCCAGTGTCAATGGAGGAGGAGGGTTCTGGTGTTACAGCGCTTCTTCAGAGGCATCTTGTGGCCTGCCTGTCCTGGCTGCGTGGTGTGTTGAAGCACAGGGCTCTTGGGTGCCTTGGCTGTGCTGAGGAGCTGACAGGGTCTGTACTGTGACCTCAGGGTGTTTTATGGTACTGTAGGTTGGGAGGTAAGGAAGGGGAATGGGgtctctgcagagcctggctCTCCTCTTGCAGGGATCCAAGGATCAGAGTAAAGCCTGGGGCTGGATCCAGTGCTGGCAAGAAGCTGATACAGAATGTGGGGTATGGCCaggctgtgtgctgctgctcttcctgcatGTGGGGATCCCAGAGGGGCTGGATCCAGCGTGTCTGTGCCAGATCTTTGCACTCAAAGATTGCGGTCCCTCTACAAACAAGTTCAGCTACAAGAATAAGTCACTGGGCATTGCCTCATTTGCACCAGTAAAATCACCTTGACTGGGGTGTGAGACAAGAACTTCTGGAAGGGGCAATACTGGTGTCAGCAGGACCCAGAGAGCTGTAAGGGGCACCTCCATCCCAGTCAGTGTACCTGGGATGAGCCCCAGATTTAATCCCTGCTTTTGCAAGAGTCACACATCTGTGAGCACTGCTGGGCCTCACCCTGCTGGAGGTATCAACATTGGCAGCATGTGTGGCCTGTCAGGGAGATGTGGAGGCTCTCGTGCCAAGGCAGCAGTGACAGCAGTGGGAAATGGGAAACGAGGAGCTGATTTTTTCTCCCATACATCTCCGCCAGGGCTGGACCAGCCCCTGCAGCCTCGCTGGAGCTCTCGTTGTGGGCTCTGCCACagcaggggaggggagcagggttGGACCACTGCAGGGCTGAGGCCATCACGCATGGCGTTGGGCTCTGGGTGCCACTGGTGCGCGGGGCCATTGAAGCATCTCGCTAGGTGTCCTCCCATCCCTGCTCTGGCACATCCAGGGAACAAAAGCTCTTCAGATCCTATGGTTTCATAATTGCTCCTTGTTTCAGTGCTGGGTCCTCCCCCTGCCGCTTGAGGGGCTGAAGCGCAGAGGCTTCTTGAAGTCTGACAAAACAAGCCACTTTGGGTCCTGGAAAACCtcattgctttggttttttttttttcttgtgcaaaaccacagcctggagctgggcagTTATCTCATTCCCAGAGTTTGGGAGCACTGCAGGGCTGATCCCTGCTTGTCTGGGCTTCAGCCTTCCCTTGGTGCTTCCCTCCCAGGTGTCCTGCCTGCCCCGGGAGTACCTGGCACACCCACACCCCTTGGGCTGGGGAGCACCTGTATGTGTCTACTGGCTTCCCCCAAGTGGTGTAGACTGGTCCCAAAGCGATGCTGGGGAGGTGGACGTGACCATGGGGGCATGAGGTTTGGCAGGTTACCAGTGAAGCACCGCTGAGTGGGCGGTGATGGGCTGTGGTGTGGTGCTGCAGCTTAGGTGGCAGGGGTGCGCTGGGGCCAAAGTGCCCCTTGGCTCCTGGGGCTCCTCTGTCCTGGGGACAGCGCTGTCAGAGTTGTGCTGAGGGCtggggtgccagcacagccatgCTGCCTGAGCACCCCACACCTGGACCTTCCCTGTGGTGGAAGGATCCTGCCTCCACAGGGCTGGCCACAGCAGGTGCCCTGTGAGGGCACTGTGCACCATGATGTGGCTGGATCCCAGCAGGGCATACTGCCAGTCTAGCTCCTGGTGCTCTCCTCGTGCCTCGGTTTCTGTGTCTGTaaggagcagccctggctgggtCAGGACTGGCTGGCTGACTTTGGAGcttgatattttctttaaaaaaatttgatGCCCAGGCAATGAGCAAATGGCACTGAGTGCTCAGAGCCCcggcagggctgtcacctgtTCTTGCTGCATTGAACTTGCCTGGCTCTGAACCTGGTGTCCCAAACAGCGTGGGACATGCTGTCCTGTGGACGTGCTGTCCATCAGGACAGGGTGGTTTGGTAAAGCACTGGCAGCTGGTGTTGCACCAGGGCAGTTCCAGGCTGTGGGTGTGGGCAGGAGGTCCTGGTGAGAGAtcgggggaggaagggaaggttTGGCACCCCGATGCTGCCGTGTGCGGTGGCAGAGCTTGGCTCCAGCAGGATGGGGCCCTCTGCGGTTGGTGGAGCTGGGGTGTGGTTGGTGTGCCATCGTGGTGCCCAGGGAGGGCACATTTCTTCAGGCAGAGGCACCCTGGGGAGCCCATGGGGCTGGTGAGGGGTCATCCTGCCCCAAACCTGTGTGTGCCTGTGgctgcctggccctgggcaTGCTGTTGGCAGATTATCAGGAGTCTGCCAGTGCCAATGATGCTCATTTTACTGTCTGGGAGTCCCGTTGACCTGGTGTAACTCCATTAAGTTCCatttaaaccagaaattaaCTTGACCATGGCTGTTGGTCCCATGCCCACCGCTGCTTCCCGTGGTGGCTGGGATGTGTACCCCAGTGCACAGTCTCAGGCAGGAAATGGAAAACCAACTCCACCCAAAGGCCGTGGTCTTTGCTGGGGGATGGAGCTACCTGGGCTGCCCCGTGGCCAGGCTGCAACCTGTGGGAGGTTGCGAGGCTCAGCAACCCCAGCCTAGGAGCTGGCACTGTCCCCAGGATGTGAGGGACCCACTGGAGCTGTGTGCTGGAGGGCAGTgacagccctgcagctgtgtggGTGTCCCAGGGGTTCCCAGTCCAAAGCAGGCTGCCAGGAGAACGAGGGCAGAGGGCTGAGTGCTGCTCCTGATGCTGAAACTGCTTCTGGGGACACCCAAACCACAAAGatctgcagggctgtggggcagcatTCCCTTTATGCCTTTGCTATTGCGGTGCCAGCAGCGAGGCCCCCTCACCCTCCCGCAGCCAGTGTGGGGGTCCCAGGCGCTTTAGCTTAGGATGTGTTGGGTTTtaaccattttcatttttccaggaTGTGATGGTTCCCAGAGCTGGGGGCTTAGAGCTGGCTGCAGCGTTTATCTCCAAACAGGCACCGTGTACCCAGACGTGACATTcagcaaaggagagaaaggagagcaagGAGTGAAGACACTGGGTGCACTGTGCTGGCATGAAACGGCTCCTGGCTCTCCGCTTGGCCATGTTCTCCtaggtttggggtgggggcaggaaCAAGACTTcaggtgggtttggtttgtCCCATCTAAAGAACAACCCCAGGACCAAACTGGTGTGGTGcacctctctgtctctcttccctgctgcagaaGACCCCAATGGGGCCAGGCAGGCGACAGGGCTGCGAGGTACCAACAGAGCCGATCTGTGAAACTTGGCCGGGAGGACAGAGGGAGATTGATGTTTGCTTGGGCGCTTGGCCCTCAGCTGcgggctctgcctgcccccGCGCCAGCTGGGGACAAAAGCGCCGGCCCTGGATGGCACTGCAGGGCTGGCGTAAGCCCCCCAGAACAGCTGGCAGCTCTGTAAGGCTGGCGCCCACCCAGCAAGCCAGTGCGAAGGGGCCACATGGGGAGGCTCGCCTGTCAGGATGCTAGTCCATGTTCGGGTGTCTGAGCTCCACCATGGAGCTGGAGCCCCCCTGGCCCCATATCTGCCCCATCTTGGGTCCTGTCCCCTGGCCAAGCCTGGATGGGGTCAGTGCAAAGTAACTGGGGTGACCATAGGGAACACCCCAgagagctgggggtggggaggagggtgaTGGGGTTTGGGGCTGGGAGCTCACAGGGGGATTCTGCCTGGCCCTGATGACATCTCCCACAGGGGAGATAAATCCTGACAGTCACCACCATTATGTCAGAAAAATCACCTGTAGAGGTAATGATATCTGGGTGTAATTGCAGGTCAGGGCTTCTCTCCTCAGAGGGCTGCTGTGCCCTTGTTCCCCTGTCCCTCCCACACACAGGGGGGCCCactggcagctggagctggccaTGGGTTCCTTGGCAGAGACAAACCCCCACCACGCCACTGAAAATCCcaaaaaatctttatttgcGTAGGAAGAGTCATGctgttaaaaaacccacaactgcTAGAGGGTAGCTTGGCTGCCCAGTGCCTGGGCACTGGCACCTCCCCGTTCGGCACTGCCTTGGGGGGCCATATGCCAGGTGACACAAGCAGACAAGGTGCACCCATCATCCTCCTCCAAATGGGGTCCCCAAAACCAAGCCTCAAAAGCCTGGCCTGAACACACAGTGGGACCCTGTGGGGTCCCCCATAGTGGGGAATGCATGTATAGCACTGGTGGTGGGATGGAGCTGGCTTGGCACATCCTTGTGGGACCTGGACATGGCCTGGGGCTGGTTCTCTGCTTGCCCCATCTGTGAAATGTGTGTGCGCGGCTGAGCGCTCGGCAAGGCTCggggggctgggcagggggcagggggtgcagggCTTTGTTCCCGGTGAGTCATGTGGGGCAGAGAGTGATGCCTGCCCAAGGAGTGGGGCCAGGGACCATGGCGGGGGCTTATGCCTGGGTCAGGCTTCAGCAGGCAGTGCTGTCCTCCTGCCCAcatccccctgccctgcagggtcCTTTTTGACATGACAGGTGGGTCACCAGGGCCTTTGACATGCCATGGTGGCACCGCAGCCTCCAAGGAAAGGGTTGAATCCCGTTTccatcctgccctgcctggaAGACGCTGGGCCTTCTCCTGCACCCAAGGGCCATGGGAGAACAGACCCCACCGGGCTGcaacccccctccccgggccggCTGTGAGcaggggaaaggagagcatTAACACGTTTCTTTCTGTAGGACCTACATAAACATCACctactgcttttatttcctgctaAGCACGGAGGATATCCAGATCTGGAGGACTGGAAGCCTTGCTGAGCTTGTCCTGTCGAGGTTTCGGATGCTCTCCTCTCCGGTGGAGGAGCAGCAGGGTTGAACCTGCCCAGGAGACGCCATGCCTGAGTGCCTGGGtggggagagagctggggaaCCAGGCAGTTTTCACCTCTGACTCTTTGCCAGCACTGTGGTGCTGTGGGAACACAGCAGTGTGGGGACACTGTCACTCACTCTATTCCTCCAAAGGGATCGGCCAAGCTGCCCCCACTactttcattctgaaaaatcTCCCTTGGAGGACAGGCTGTGGGCCCTACCCTGCAGATAGTGCAGCACTGGCTCCCTGGTGCCAGGTGCCTCCCATCTGTGGCTGCAATGGCCATCTGTACCCCTTCACTGTCAGTGGGATTGAGcttgcctcctgcctgcccgaGGGCTGGCATTTCCTTGGAGGAAACAGCATCCTGCACAGTGTCCCTGCCACAGTCCTGCCTGTGGCCGTGGGCATCACGGGCAGCTCTGGGCTTTGCAGGGAAGGAAGCATCACTgacctgctgctttgctgtgtgtTGGAGCTagctgggggctggaggggcccTGTCCATTGACGGGCCGGGGGCTATGGGGCAATAGCCAGCACCTCACACAGTCTGGGTGCAGGTAGGGGGTGCTGCCTGCTGTTTCCTGCAACCAAGcgccagggcaggggaagagaggacTGCAACCTCTCACCTGGCTGCTCATGAGCCACAGCTCAGTGATGCagcctgcagaagcagcagcctgacATGGAAGGTGCGGAGAGGTGGAGGGTGTTTGGCTGGAAGGTGGTGTTCCCTGGCCACCAACCCAAAGTACTGAGAGCTCTCCTGTGTCATAGCagtgcagcagccccaggtaCCTGggccccccagcagcaccacatCCCTGGGTACCCAGAGGTGACACCATACAGGAGGTAGGCAGGGTTTCTCTCTCCAGCTGACTGTGGGGACCTGGGGTTGCTGATCTCTCCTGCTTGGTGCCTCGGCATCCAAAGGGATACGGGGGCTGCCACATGTCCAGGCTCCAAGGCGCAGCCCGGCTGTGCTACTGTTCTGGGACAGAGGGAAACATGGTTCTGGCTGAACTCGTGGCGCCCAGGTGCACAGGGCTGGGGTCAGACCAAGAGGCAGTCACGCTTTTCTGGGCCTCAGGGCACCGAGTGGATGTCCTCCGAGCGCAGCACTTTGTAGATGACCCAGTAGAAGATATTGAAGACCAGGAAGGTAAAGGGGAAGACAGCTCGGGAGATGGTGTCAATGCGCTTGGCCTGGTCGATGTAGCGCCTGCGGAGGCTCTCCCCTTCCCGCAGCAGCAtgctggtggggggggggctgtagATGCCTGGaccttccccagccctgtccttcGGCTGCAGGCAGTGACCGAGCCCGTAGCCTCGCAAGTAGAAGCGGCTCTCGCGGACGAGCTCTTCTTCCTGGCGAAGGGACAGGCTGTCAGCTGAGGCACTCCCTGGGTGCTGATATTGCAGGGCAATCAGGTGCTTGAGGCAGCATGTCCTATACACCCCCACCATCAGGGGATACAGTCATGTATGCGCTCAGTGCAAGATTAGGCACTTTTTCAGAAAGCCTGAAGCATGCAGGCAAAAGCACAGGgccagcaggctgcaggcaaaggcaggcagcagcgcGCGCGGGCGGTGGGGGTGATCACTGACTGCCTGCCTTGTCACCTGGCACCTGTTTTAAGGGTGCATCCGAGGGCAACTCTGACCCTGGCAGCTTGACACTGATCCCCCCCCTggcctcctcccagctctgtgtCAGGGGCTTGGGAAGCCCAGCTCTCTGGCAGCTGGGAGGATGAGGGTGAcctgggggggtggtggggagatGGGCACATGGGGGTGCAGGGCACAGGGGTGCAAAGCACATAAGGGTGCAGGCTGCACTGGGGTGCAGGCACTGCTGTGGCAGCCATGTTTGCTGTGGAATGGAAGCACGCCTGTGCTGGTGAATACGAGGCGGCAGGCAGCTTGCTGGGGCAGAGCTAGGCAGGGATTCAGGAGTCTGGTTACCATCAGGGCTTGCAGTGCCTCGCAGTCCCTCCAACGGCCCAGATCCCTGTTTCCCCCCACAGCTGCTTGGCAGGGGCTGCCTGGtgcagcagaggagggaggctgagagagctggacTCCTCGCTGGTCTCTCTGCCCTTGTTCATCCCATCTACCCCCATGCtggcgggggggctgcaggaaggGCAGCATGCCCGTGGGGCTGCATGCCCATGCTCAAGCCTGCAAAAGTGCCATGAGAGCCTGCCCTCACCCTCAGATGGCAGCTCACAGCCATCATTCGCGGCACAGCCCTGCTTGCAGTGTGTCCCCTCGGGTGCCGGCCAGCGGTGCCCATGCTCCTCCCCACCGCACGTCGTTAACAACTCGCGTTGTCCTGCTCTGTTATcctgcggggggtgggggggttgtgTGTGCAAAGATTTGGTGAGGCACCAGCACGTGCAAGCTTGGGCCGCACGTCTGGCTCCTTGCCAAGGCCCTG
Coding sequences:
- the GLA gene encoding alpha-galactosidase A, whose protein sequence is MAAARRAMLWTLAVATLAAVLALDNGLARTPPMGWLHWERFLCSTDCAADPHRCVSEQLFVEMADVMAAEGWRDAGYEFVCIDDCWMAPTRDEHGRLQADPKRFPSGIHKLADYVHSKGLKLGIYSDVGNKTCAGFPGSYNHYDLDAQTFASWGVDLLKFDGCNSDTLELLGEGYRRMSLALNKTGRSIVYSCEWPFYLRPVQQPNYTEIKQYCNHWRNFFDVYDSWSSIKSILEWTALHQDSIVKIAGPGGWNDPDMLVIGNFGLSWDQAVTQMAMWAIMAAPLFMSNDLRHISPEAKWLLQNKEVIAINQDPLGKQGYQIAKDKNFELWERPLSGQAYAMAVLNRQEIGGPQNFTFSLTFLGNGLACNPACSIHQVLPASRDWGVYNWVSSLSVEVNPTGTVLLKVVAL